The Astyanax mexicanus isolate ESR-SI-001 chromosome 7, AstMex3_surface, whole genome shotgun sequence genome has a window encoding:
- the marcksl1a gene encoding MARCKS-related protein 1-A, whose amino-acid sequence MGSQLSKGEAETAAAKANGQENGHVKTNGDVSAKPEGEVAVAADGNGTAEAPKETTEAGDAIEAAPATEGEAPKADGEASKEAATKKKKKFSLKNSFKFKGISLKKSKKGSEDAAEGAASPAVEENGQAATETKEEEPAAEAATETKEAPAEEATAAAEAPEAEAEAEPKPEEPAPAAEAAPTEESAKSEETPAEPAPATAEEPAAE is encoded by the exons ATGGGTTCTCAGTTATCTAAGGGCGAGGCTGAGACTGCAGCGGCTAAAGCCAACGGCCAG GAAAACGGCCATGTCAAAACGAACGGAGACGTGTCGGCCAAACCCGAGGGGGAGGTCGCTGTAGCAGCCGACGGCAACGGAACAGCCGAGGCACCTAAAGAGACAACAGAGGCTGGAGATGCCATCGAGGCAGCGCCTGCCACAGAGGGTGAGGCCCCCAAGGCAGATGGGGAGGCATCCAAGGAGGCGGCcaccaagaagaagaagaagttctcACTGAAAAACTCCTTCAAGTTCAAAGGCATCTCGCTGAAGAAGAGCAAGAAGGGCAGTGAGGACGCAGCGGAAGGGGCAGCATCGCCCGCCGTGGAGGAGAACGGCCAGGCCGCCACGGAGACCAAAGAGGAGGAGCCAGCCGCCGAGGCAGCCACAGAGACCAAGGAGGCACCAGCAGAGGAGGCAACAGCAGCAGCTGAAGCTCCAGAGGCAGAGGCAGAGGCGGAGCCTAAACCAGAGGAGCCCGCCCCAGCAGCAGAAGCTGCACCCACAGAAGAGAGCGCCAAGTCCGAGGAGACCCCCGCCGAGCCCGCGCCCGCCACGGCCGAGGAGCCGGCTGCGGAGTGA